One segment of Fusarium oxysporum f. sp. lycopersici 4287 chromosome 7, whole genome shotgun sequence DNA contains the following:
- a CDS encoding MFS transporter, SP family, general alpha glucoside:H+ symporter (At least one base has a quality score < 10), translating to MASYPEKSIDAQHDETISPEALASEAKVAAEAEHHMTLWEAIKTYPKAIGWSVLLSTTLIMEGYDLALLGNLYASPVFNEKFGSWNAEKEKYAVSPAWQSGLSNGARAGEIIGLIIAGWTSDRYGYKMTTIGSLVLMIAFVFVLFFAPNVKILVLGEVLCGIPWGAFQSVTPAYASEVAPVVLRPYLTTFINMCWVIGQFFAAAVNKGSVGRGDEWAYRIPFGVQWVWPVPILAGVIFAPESPWWYVRKGNRAAAKKSLLRLTSPQQPNFNADETIAMIEHTNEMEKNLKEGTTYRDCFKGVDLRRTEIVVGIWLVQTLGGQNLMGYFSYFLTQAGMDASNSFSLSMGQYALGMVGTMGSWFLMSRVGRRTIHFSGLCSQLLILIIVGSLSFSKDNSSVWAIGGMLILFTFVYDFTVGPVTYSLISELSSTRLKAKTIVMARAAYNASNIFVNVMTNYQLSSSAWNWGARTAYFWAGTCLLSAIWVFFRLPEPKDRTYAELDVLFEKKVPARKFAKTQIDPYSHSVTSDKKLNEKELQ from the exons ATGGCTTCTTATCCTGAGAAAAGTATCGACGCTCAGCATGACGAGACCATTAGCCCCGAAGCTCTTGCTTCAGAGGCCAAAGTCGCTGCGGAGGCTGAGCATCATATGACGCTCTGGGAAGCTATCAAGACTTATCCCAAGGCCATTGGTTGGTCTGTCCTTTTGTCGACGACTCTCATCATGGAAGGCTATGACCTTGCTTTACTTGGCAATCTGTATGCTTCTCCTGTGTTCAATGAGAAGTTTGGCTCGTGGAATGCCGAGAAAGAGAAATATGCTGTTTCTCCTGCGTGGCAATCTGGTTTGTCCAACGGTGCTCGCGCCGGCGAGATCAttggtctcatcatcgccgGTTGGACATCTGACAGATACGGCTACAAGATGACCACCATTGGCTCTCTCGTTCTCATGATCGcctttgtctttgttctcttctTCGCTCCCAACGTCAAGATTCTCGTGCTGGGAGAAGTCCTCTGCG GTATCCCATGGGGCGCGTTCCAAAGCGTTACTCCTGCATATGCATCCGAAGTAGCACCGGTTGTTCTGCGACCTTACCTCACGACCTTCATCAACATGTGCTGGGTGATTGGTCAATTCTTTGCAGCTGCTGTGAACAAAGGTTCTGTTGGTCGCGGTGACGAGTGGGCTTATCGCATTCCTTTTGGTGTGCAGTGGGTTTGGCCTGTGCCTATCCTGGCAGGTGTTATTTTTGCTCCGGA ATCACCTTGGTGGTATGTCAGGAAGGGTAACCGAGCTGCAGCCAAGAAGTCGCTTCTGAGACTCACTTCGCCCCAACAACCCAACTTTAACGCCGACGAGACGATTGCCATGATTGAGCATACGaatgagatggagaagaactTGAAGGAGGGAACTACTTATAGGGACTGCTTCAAGGGTGTTGATCTTCGCCGAACTgagattgttgttggtatCTGGCTTGTGCAGACTCTTGGTGGACAGAATCTTATGGGTTACTTCTCATATTTCCTTACACAAGCTGGTATGGATGCAAGTAACTCCTTCTCTCTGTCCATGGGCCAATATGCTCTTGGAATGGTTGGCACCATGGGCTCTTGGTTCTTGATGTCCAGGGTTGGCCGACGCACGATTCACTTCTCAGGTCTATGCTCTcaactcctcatcctcatcattgtcggctccctctccttctccaaaGACAACTCTTCCGTCTGGGCTATTGGCGGCATGCTCATTCTCTTCACATTTGTCTACGATTTCACCGTTGGACCCGTCACATACTCTCTCATCTCCGAGCTCTCATCGACCCGactcaaggccaagaccatCGTCATGGCTCGCGCCGCCTACAATGCTAGCAACATCTTTGTCAACGTCATGACAAACTATCAGCTATCCTCGTCGGCGTGGAACTGGGGAGCTCGCACCGCCTATTTCTGGGCTGGAACATGTCTCCTCTCTGCTATCTGGGTTTTCTTCAGACTTCCTGAGCCTAAGGATCGTACTTATGCTGAGTTGGATGttctctttgagaagaaggttcCTGCAAGGAAGTTTGCCAAGACGCAGATCGATCCTTATTCGCACTCGGTTACTTCTGACAAGAAGTTGAACGAGAAAGAGTTGCAGTAG
- a CDS encoding L-asparaginase gives MSPSLQSLFTLTTLVGSALASPLPEIPQLVTRAVSDFECYNASLPNITIYATGGTIAGSAGSSDQTTGYKAGALGIKTLIDAVPQLCNVSNVRGVQIANVDSGDINSTILTTLAHRIQDDLDSEHMQGVVVTHGTDTLEESSFFLDLTVKSEKPVVMVGSMRPATALSADGPLNLLSAVRLASSKSAMGRGAMIVLNDKIASARYTIKTNANSLDTFKAEDQGYLGSFENVEPIFWYPATRPLGHHYFNISTSSTKTALPQVDVLYGHQETDPKLFQEAIENGAEGIVLAGLGAGGWPDKAVEEIKKVLNETEIPVVVSRRTAWGYVDERPFGIGAGYLNPSKARIQLQLALEKKLSIEEIKDIFEYAS, from the coding sequence ATGTCGCCCTCTCTTCAATCCCTGTTCACACTCACTACCCTTGTAGGCTCGGCCCTCGCTTCGCCTCTCCCCGAGATACCCCAGCTCGTCACCCGGGCAGTCAGCGACTTTGAGTGCTACAACGCCAGTCTTCCCAACATCACTATCTACGCTACCGGCGGTACAATCGCTGGTTCAGCCGGGTCTTCTGATCAGACTACGGGCTACAAGGCTGGTGCTTTGGGTATCAAGACGTTGATCGACGCTGTTCCCCAATTATGTAACGTCTCCAATGTTCGGGGCGTGCAGATCGCCAATGTTGATAGTGGAGACATCAACTCGACTATTTTGACTACTTTGGCGCATCGCATTCAGGATGATCTTGATAGCGAGCACATGCAGGGTGTTGTTGTGACTCATGGCACTGATACCCTTGAGGAATCGTCTTTCTTCCTTGATCTCACTGTTAAGAGTGAGAAGCCTGTTGTCATGGTTGGCTCTATGCGCCCTGCTACGGCTCTCTCTGCTGATGGccctctcaacctcctcTCTGCTGTCAGACTcgccagcagcaagagcGCTATGGGGCGAGGAGCCATGATCGTTCTCAACGATAAGATTGCCTCTGCGCGATATACCATCAAGACCAACGCCAACTCCCTCGACACCTTCAAGGCCGAAGATCAAGGCTATCTCGGCTCCTTCGAGAACGTCGAGCCCATCTTCTGGTACCCCGCCACTAGACCTCTCGGTCATCACtacttcaacatcagcaccagctcCACCAAGACTGCTCTTCCTCAAGTTGACGTCCTGTATGGTCATCAAGAAACTGACCCTAAGCTTTTCCAAGAAGCTATTGAGAACGGTGCTGAGGGTATTGTTCTTGCTGGTCTTGGCGCTGGAGGTTGGCCTGAtaaggctgttgaggagatcaagaaggttCTCAACGAGACTGAGATTCCTGTCGTTGTTAGCCGACGCACTGCCTGGGGATATGTTGACGAGCGACCTTTTGGTATTGGAGCTGGATATCTGAATCCTTCCAAAGCACGCATTCAGCTCCAGCTTGcgttggagaagaagctttcTATtgaggagatcaaggacaTTTTTGAGTATGCTTCTTAG
- a CDS encoding serine/threonine protein kinase produces MLFSSRFTFALGALLSFIANASAASGEGSFPDFISNWALFRRWEDITASIPVFDVPGMEDLIVGDWVNSEKKLTWECYTLTKDSTVATSLTVLIDKATLTWTDTENQPQQETVVSKRSGIKSGDGNAIMYGARLQKALDHPNILPIHHIVYGKGGVKDYGFAIMPYVQEGSVADNLGSLSDVNGAFKQMLAAVAAVSAAGIIHRDLKPENFLKDGDTIKLMDFDQSRDIGTTVQMDVGTPSYTAPEIIIGRDYTTKADTFSLAMSFLVMSVPDLRNSDDRFQLWKDLIEPPNTSYERVTADKTEEILRGRNYGVFNGNDGLLKVIAKAMCSESEGRYTPAEFETAFNGAT; encoded by the exons ATGCTTTTCTCAAGTCGCTTCACCTTTGCCCTTGGGGCTTTACTCTCTTTTATCGCCAACGCCAGCGCCGCTTCTGGCGAAGGTAGTTTTCCTGATTTCATCTCAAATTGGGCCCTCTTCCGAAGATGGGAGGACATCACTGCTTCAATCCCCGTCTTTGACGTCCCCGGCATGGAAGACCTCATTGTCGGCGACTGGGTCAACTctgagaagaagttgacCTGGGAGTGCTACACGCTCACCAAGGACAGCACCGTCGCTACTAGCTTGACAGTCCTCATCGACAAAGCTACCTTGACTTGGACCGATACTGAGAACCAGCCGCAGCAAGAGACTGTTGTTAGTAAGCGCAGTGGTATCAAGTCTGGTGATGGCAACGCTATCATGTATGGCGCTCGTCTGCAGAAAGCCCTCGATCACCCTAATATTCTTCCCATTCATCACATCGTTTATGGCAAGGGTGGCGTGAAGGACTATGGTTTCGCTATCATGCCTTATGTCCAGGAGGGCTCCGTGGCTGATAACCTCGGCAGCCTTTCTGATGTGAACGGCGCTTTCAAACAGATGctcgctgctgttgctgctgtctCCGCCGCGGGCATCATCCATCGTGATCTCAAGCCCGAGAACTTTCTCAAGGATGGAGATACCATTAAGCTTATGGACTTTGACCAGTCGCGAGACATTGGCACTACTGTTCAGATGGACGTCGGCACTCCCTCATACACTGCCCCAG AAATCATCATTGGCAGAGACTACACCACCAAGGCTGACACCTTCTCTCTGGCCATGAGTTTCCTCGTCATGTCTGTTCCTGACCTGCGAAACTCTGATGACCGATTCCAGCTGTGGAAGGATCTCATTGAGCCTCCCAACACTAGTTACGAGCGTGTTACAGCGGACAAGACAGAGGAAATCCTCCGGGGGAGAAACTATGGTGTTTTTAACGGTAACGATGGTCTTCTCAAGGTCATTGCCAAAGCTATGTGCAGCGAGAGTGAAGGACGCTACACTCCTGCTGAGTTCGAGACTGCTTTTAACGGAGCTACATAA